Proteins encoded within one genomic window of Corynebacterium aurimucosum:
- a CDS encoding 1,4-dihydroxy-2-naphthoyl-CoA synthase, whose amino-acid sequence MSEQKNYSTDNPFKPELWRPVEGFEDLTDITYHRLISDVPKPQRKDGIVRIAFDRPEVRNAFRPHTVDELYRALDHARRTPDVGTVLLTGNGPSQKDGGWAFCSGGDQRIRGRSGYRYATEHAHDDATADESTVDTAREKVEGGRLHILEVQRLIRTMPKVVIAVVNGWAAGGGHSLHVVCDMTIASRQEARFKQTDADVGSFDAGYGSAYLAKMVGQKYAREIFFLGRTYDAQRMYEMGAVNEVVDHADLEDAAIQMGREINMKSPTAQRMLKFAFNLTDDGLMGQQVFAGEATRLAYMTDEAVEGKESFLEKREPNWDDFPYYY is encoded by the coding sequence ATGAGCGAGCAGAAAAACTACAGCACAGATAATCCGTTCAAACCGGAGCTCTGGCGTCCTGTCGAGGGCTTTGAAGACCTGACGGACATCACCTATCACCGGCTCATCAGTGACGTTCCGAAGCCCCAGCGCAAGGACGGCATCGTCCGCATCGCCTTCGACCGCCCCGAGGTGCGCAATGCGTTTCGTCCGCACACCGTGGATGAGCTCTACCGCGCGCTGGACCACGCGCGCCGCACGCCGGATGTCGGCACGGTGTTACTGACCGGCAACGGGCCTTCCCAAAAGGACGGCGGCTGGGCCTTCTGCTCCGGCGGTGACCAGCGCATCCGCGGCCGCTCCGGGTATCGCTATGCCACGGAGCATGCGCATGATGACGCGACTGCCGATGAATCCACCGTGGACACCGCCCGCGAGAAGGTTGAGGGCGGCCGCCTGCACATCTTGGAGGTCCAGCGCCTCATCCGCACCATGCCCAAAGTGGTCATCGCCGTGGTCAACGGCTGGGCTGCTGGCGGCGGGCACTCCCTGCACGTGGTGTGCGATATGACCATTGCCTCCCGCCAGGAGGCCCGCTTCAAGCAGACCGACGCCGACGTCGGCTCCTTCGACGCCGGCTATGGCTCGGCCTACCTGGCCAAGATGGTGGGCCAGAAGTACGCCCGCGAGATCTTCTTCCTGGGCCGCACCTATGACGCACAGCGCATGTACGAGATGGGCGCGGTCAACGAGGTGGTTGATCACGCCGACTTGGAGGATGCCGCCATCCAGATGGGGCGCGAAATCAACATGAAGTCCCCCACCGCCCAGCGCATGCTCAAGTTCGCCTTCAACCTCACCGATGACGGCCTCATGGGCCAGCAAGTCTTCGCTGGAGAAGCCACGCGCCTGGCCTACATGACAGACGAGGCCGTCGAAGGCAAGGAATCCTTCTTGGAAAAACGCGAGCCCAACTGGGATGACTTCCCGTACTACTACTAA
- the menE gene encoding o-succinylbenzoate--CoA ligase: MTILSPLPVNPHDPAAILPDLEAAIAGQATFLPVPAEDRTRAQLLRNHMRAGEPINSSIALVVATSGSTGTPKGAQLTAANLVSSADATHRALGGTGQWLLAMPAAHIAGIQVLIRSLVAGVEPLCLDLSEGFSIPNFARAAHELAATGDRSYTGLTPMQLAKAMDSLEGIEALRTFDAILVGGAATHPQLLESAKKLRITIVTTYGSSETSGGCVYNGQPLDSARVRLGEENRIYLGGPMIAQGYRNVDSDAFMVDESGTSWFATSDAGALNGNTLTVTGRLDNILNTGGLKLHPEQLEQHILHVPGVDGVCVVGIPHPRLGQMIVAAYTGWADVGDILVALDDSGLPRWHIPKDFKRLAELPTTGPGKVDRLAVTRLWSA; this comes from the coding sequence GTGACCATCCTCTCTCCTCTGCCTGTCAATCCACATGACCCCGCCGCCATCCTCCCTGATCTGGAAGCGGCCATCGCAGGACAAGCCACCTTCCTGCCCGTCCCGGCGGAGGACCGCACCCGCGCGCAGCTCCTGCGCAACCACATGCGCGCAGGAGAACCCATTAACTCCTCCATCGCGCTGGTTGTGGCCACCTCTGGGTCCACGGGCACGCCGAAAGGCGCGCAACTCACGGCCGCCAATTTGGTCTCCAGCGCCGATGCCACGCACCGCGCTCTCGGCGGCACCGGTCAGTGGCTGCTAGCCATGCCCGCCGCCCATATCGCGGGAATCCAGGTATTAATCCGCTCGCTCGTCGCGGGTGTGGAGCCGCTCTGCCTTGACCTGTCGGAAGGTTTTTCCATCCCCAATTTCGCCCGCGCCGCGCACGAGCTGGCCGCCACCGGGGATCGCTCATACACGGGCCTGACCCCCATGCAGCTGGCCAAGGCCATGGATTCGCTAGAGGGAATCGAGGCCCTGCGCACCTTTGACGCCATCCTCGTCGGAGGTGCTGCCACCCACCCACAGTTGTTGGAGTCAGCGAAGAAGCTGCGCATCACCATCGTCACCACCTACGGTTCCTCGGAGACTTCCGGTGGCTGCGTCTACAACGGACAGCCACTGGATAGCGCTCGTGTTCGCCTCGGCGAGGAGAACCGCATCTACCTCGGCGGGCCCATGATTGCGCAGGGCTACCGAAACGTGGACTCAGATGCCTTCATGGTCGATGAATCCGGCACCTCGTGGTTTGCCACTTCGGACGCCGGGGCGTTGAACGGCAATACCCTCACCGTCACCGGGCGCCTCGACAACATCCTGAACACCGGCGGGCTCAAGCTCCACCCAGAGCAGCTCGAGCAGCACATCCTGCACGTGCCGGGAGTGGACGGCGTGTGCGTGGTCGGCATCCCCCACCCACGCTTAGGACAGATGATCGTTGCTGCCTATACCGGATGGGCGGATGTCGGCGATATCCTTGTGGCTCTCGACGATAGTGGCCTTCCCCGGTGGCACATCCCCAAGGACTTCAAGCGCCTAGCCGAGCTCCCCACCACCGGCCCCGGCAAGGTTGACCGCCTCGCCGTCACCCGGCTGTGGAGCGCCTAA
- a CDS encoding metal ABC transporter substrate-binding protein, with protein sequence MKKLISLPLASLVAATALTACTSSDSAEAQDDNLTIFATTGYLADAAANIAPDADITTMVGPGGDPHTYQPTTRDIEKMQDADLVLWNGLHLEAQMVDQLSSLGEKQLAVGEQLDTADLLPWPEQGDKGEKLYDPHIWNSPELWSQVVDHIGTKLGEIDSDNAEDYAAAADAFEDKIAAAHDKAAKELENASPRVLITGHDAFNYFGKTFDFEVQATDFVTTEATKSATEISELADTIAEKKVPVIFQDNQANPQAITSLKEAVESRNWTVTISDEELFADTLGPEAPTDTYLGAFEHNASAVAKALS encoded by the coding sequence GTGAAGAAACTTATTTCGCTTCCCCTCGCTTCCCTCGTGGCTGCCACCGCGCTGACTGCCTGCACCAGCAGCGACTCCGCCGAAGCCCAGGACGACAATCTGACGATCTTCGCCACGACCGGTTACTTGGCTGATGCGGCCGCCAACATCGCCCCGGACGCCGACATCACCACCATGGTCGGCCCCGGCGGCGATCCACACACCTACCAGCCCACCACGCGCGATATTGAAAAGATGCAGGACGCCGACCTCGTCCTCTGGAATGGCCTTCACCTCGAGGCGCAAATGGTGGACCAGCTCTCCTCCCTCGGTGAGAAGCAGCTAGCTGTCGGCGAACAGCTCGATACTGCTGACCTCCTGCCGTGGCCCGAGCAAGGCGACAAGGGCGAAAAACTCTACGACCCGCACATCTGGAATAGCCCCGAGCTGTGGAGCCAGGTCGTCGATCACATCGGCACCAAACTCGGTGAAATCGACTCTGACAATGCCGAAGACTATGCCGCGGCCGCCGATGCATTTGAAGACAAGATTGCAGCCGCGCACGACAAGGCCGCTAAGGAACTCGAAAACGCCTCCCCGCGCGTTCTCATCACCGGCCATGACGCTTTCAACTACTTCGGCAAGACCTTCGACTTTGAAGTCCAAGCCACCGACTTCGTCACCACCGAAGCCACCAAGTCCGCCACTGAGATCTCCGAGCTCGCGGATACCATCGCGGAGAAAAAGGTCCCCGTTATCTTCCAAGATAACCAGGCGAACCCACAGGCCATCACTTCTCTCAAGGAAGCCGTAGAATCCCGCAACTGGACAGTCACCATCTCGGATGAGGAGCTCTTTGCCGATACCCTCGGCCCGGAAGCCCCCACCGATACCTACCTCGGAGCCTTTGAGCACAATGCTAGCGCCGTGGCGAAAGCACTGAGCTAA
- a CDS encoding metal-dependent transcriptional regulator → MHISELPERTQDYLKILWTYEEKEGANTAMPLGDLAKAAGQKLPTTSEAVKRLAAKGLVEHERYFGVRLVEEGRRLAVAMVRRHRLLETFLVRTLGYTWDEVHDEAEMLEHATSDRLVERLDSFLGNPARDPHGDPIPAPDGTAEPVSRITLIDVPAQTPVTVEQVTDADGEFLRYLDKYGVRPGVEVTVVAPSVAGVLEVAVDGGSSFPIGESAARGIAVRSISEAEV, encoded by the coding sequence ATGCACATCAGTGAGCTGCCCGAACGCACCCAGGACTACCTCAAGATCCTCTGGACCTATGAGGAGAAAGAGGGCGCTAATACCGCGATGCCGCTCGGGGATCTAGCCAAAGCGGCGGGGCAGAAACTGCCCACTACTTCGGAGGCGGTCAAGCGCCTGGCCGCGAAGGGGCTGGTGGAACACGAACGCTACTTCGGTGTTCGGCTTGTTGAGGAAGGCCGGCGGCTGGCTGTGGCAATGGTGCGTCGGCATCGACTCCTGGAAACCTTCCTCGTGCGCACTCTGGGCTATACCTGGGATGAGGTGCACGATGAGGCGGAAATGCTAGAGCACGCGACGTCCGACAGGCTCGTTGAACGTCTCGATTCTTTCCTGGGCAACCCCGCCCGCGATCCGCATGGTGATCCCATACCTGCCCCGGATGGCACTGCCGAGCCGGTCTCGCGCATTACGCTTATCGACGTCCCCGCACAGACCCCCGTCACCGTGGAGCAGGTCACTGACGCTGATGGCGAATTTTTGCGCTACCTGGATAAATATGGAGTGCGGCCGGGGGTGGAAGTGACCGTCGTTGCCCCCTCGGTCGCGGGTGTGCTCGAGGTTGCCGTAGACGGCGGTTCGAGTTTCCCGATCGGGGAATCCGCTGCGCGCGGTATCGCCGTACGCAGCATCAGCGAAGCGGAGGTTTAG
- a CDS encoding DIP1984 family protein, whose protein sequence is MLLAEALAERAQAQERLNSLSDRLAATVRIQEGDEPDENPTDLLRELEGVTKRIDELVIAINATNTATAFDDEITLMEALALRDGLLRKRRIYQGLAERAGARHDRYSRSEIKFVATVPVPKLRERADDLARQYRELDTRIQQLNWNTELITK, encoded by the coding sequence ATGCTACTTGCTGAAGCATTGGCCGAGCGCGCCCAGGCGCAGGAGCGCCTCAACTCGCTGAGTGACCGGCTCGCGGCGACGGTCCGCATTCAGGAAGGCGATGAACCGGATGAGAACCCGACGGATCTCCTCCGTGAGCTGGAAGGCGTGACCAAGCGCATCGATGAGCTCGTCATCGCCATCAACGCCACGAACACGGCCACCGCGTTCGACGATGAGATCACGCTCATGGAAGCGCTGGCGCTGCGTGATGGTCTGCTGCGCAAGCGCCGCATCTACCAGGGATTGGCAGAGCGTGCGGGTGCGCGCCACGACCGTTACTCCCGCTCGGAGATCAAGTTCGTGGCCACGGTGCCCGTGCCGAAGTTGCGCGAGCGCGCCGATGATCTGGCCCGCCAGTACCGCGAGCTAGATACCCGCATCCAGCAGCTGAACTGGAATACGGAACTGATAACTAAATAA